The Porites lutea chromosome 11, jaPorLute2.1, whole genome shotgun sequence genome includes a region encoding these proteins:
- the LOC140951426 gene encoding eukaryotic translation initiation factor 3 subunit H-like, which produces MAERSRSSHAENSSSSSSTSRIDSVQVDGLVVLKIIKHCQDEGSAGELVQGVLLGLIQNHKLEITNCFAFPSVRVGEDDDEDDVNYQMEMMRRLRAVNVDHLHVGWYQSTYLGSFVNKTLLDSQFSYQSSIEESVVLIYDPWKTSQGMLSLKVFRLSDKMMAMYKEAEFNAEKLAKSGLSFEAMFEEIPLVIRNSSLVNTLLCEIEVLSPHTQTDEFLSLSTGSYLEKNVRLLMEGVDELCQDANKFNNHLRNVARQQQQKEAYTQRRQAENASRQHRGEAPLPDDDLNKMFKPLQSPSRLDYLLLSQQVNTYSKQINQFATHSFGKLFLSQALQDNE; this is translated from the exons ATGGCGGAAAGGAGTCGTTCTTCCCATGCGGAAAATTCAAGTTCCTCCAGTTCTACAAGTCGAATTGATAGCGTCCAAGTTGATGGACTG GTTGTGCTGAAAATTATTAAACATTGCCAAGATGAAGGATCAGCAGGCGAACTTGTTCAGGGAGTTTTACTTGGATTGATTCAAAACCATAAACTTGAGATAACAAACTGCTTTGCTTTCCCATCAGTGCGAGTTGGAGAAGATGATGACGAAGACGATG TAAACTACCAGATGGAGATGATGCGTCGTTTACGAGCTGTCAATGTAGACCATCTACATGTGGGCTGGTATCAATCAACTTACCTTggttcatttgtaaacaaaacattacTGGACTCACAATTCAGTTATCAGAGTTCTATTGAGGAATCAGTGGTACTTATTTATG atCCATGGAAGACCTCACAAGGAATGCTGTCTTTGAAAGTGTTTCGTTTATCTGATAAAATGATGGCAATGTATAAAGAGGCAGAATTTAATGCAGAAAA GCTTGCCAAAAGTGGTCTCAGTTTTGAGGCAATGTTTGAAGAGATTCCACTTGTTATAAGGAACTCTTCACTTGTCAATACTCTGCTGTGTGAAATTGAAGTCTTGTCACCTCATACCCAAACAGATGAGTTTCTCAGTCTCTCCACAGG ATCTTATTTAGAAAAGAATGTACGACTGCTCATGGAGGGTGTTGATGAACTCTGTCAAGATGCCAATAAGTTCAATAATCATCTGCGTAATGTTGCAAGACAGCAGCAGCAGAAGGAAGCATATACTCAGAGAAGG caAGCTGAAAATGCTTCAAGACAACATCGTGGTGAAGCTCCTCTCCCTGATGATGACCTGAATAAGATGTTCAAACCCTTACAGTCGCCCTCACGACTTGACTACCTTTTACTGTCACAGCAAGTCAACACATACAGTAAACAAATCAACCAGTTTGCCACCCACAGCTTTGGAAAATTATTCCTTTCACAAGCTCTACAGGATAATGAATAG